A genomic region of Micromonospora sp. NBRC 110009 contains the following coding sequences:
- a CDS encoding GuaB1 family IMP dehydrogenase-related protein, translating to MRFLHGAVPAHDLTYNDVFMAPNRSEVGSRLDVDLATTDGTGTTIPLVVANMTAVAGRRMAETVARRGAIAVIPQDIPIEVVANVVAWVKQRHLVHDTAITLGPADTVGDAIHLLPKRSHGAVIVVDEAGRPLGVVTEADTVGVDRFAQLRHVMSTELHTVPADADPRTGFDRLSAGRRRLAPVVDAEGRLVGVLTRPGALRATLYKPAVDDRGRLRIAAAVGINGDVTGKAAALLEAGVDALVVDTAHGHQERMISALRAVRKVDPAVPVAAGNVVTADGVRDLVEAGADIVKVGVGPGAMCTTRMMTGVGRPQFSAVLDCAAAARALGRHVWADGGVRHPRDVALALAAGASNVMIGSWFAGTYESPGDLYTEPDGRRYKESFGMASARAVSARTAEDSAYDRARKAIFEEGISTARMYLDPTRPGVEDLIDEIISGVRSAFTYAGARNLEEFHDRALVGVQSAAGYTEGMPLPTSW from the coding sequence GTGCGGTTCCTTCACGGCGCGGTCCCCGCGCACGATCTGACCTACAACGACGTCTTCATGGCGCCCAACCGCTCCGAGGTGGGCTCCCGGCTCGACGTCGACCTGGCCACGACCGACGGCACCGGCACCACCATTCCCCTGGTGGTGGCGAACATGACGGCGGTCGCCGGCCGGCGGATGGCCGAGACGGTGGCCCGGCGCGGCGCCATCGCGGTGATCCCCCAGGACATCCCGATCGAGGTGGTGGCCAACGTCGTCGCCTGGGTCAAGCAGCGGCACCTGGTGCACGACACGGCGATCACCCTCGGCCCGGCGGACACCGTCGGCGACGCGATCCACCTGCTGCCGAAGCGCTCGCACGGCGCGGTGATCGTGGTGGACGAGGCGGGCCGGCCGCTCGGCGTGGTCACCGAGGCGGACACCGTCGGAGTGGACCGCTTCGCCCAGCTCCGGCACGTGATGTCGACCGAACTGCACACCGTGCCGGCGGACGCGGACCCGCGTACCGGCTTCGACCGGCTCTCCGCGGGCCGGCGACGGCTCGCCCCGGTGGTGGACGCCGAGGGGCGGCTGGTCGGCGTGCTGACCCGGCCGGGCGCGCTGCGCGCCACGCTCTACAAGCCGGCGGTGGACGACCGGGGCCGGCTGCGGATCGCCGCGGCGGTCGGCATCAACGGCGACGTGACCGGCAAGGCGGCCGCCCTGCTGGAGGCCGGGGTGGACGCCCTGGTGGTGGACACCGCGCACGGCCACCAGGAGCGGATGATCTCGGCGCTCCGGGCGGTCCGCAAGGTGGACCCGGCGGTCCCGGTCGCGGCCGGCAACGTGGTCACCGCCGACGGGGTACGCGACCTGGTGGAGGCCGGCGCCGACATCGTCAAGGTCGGCGTCGGGCCGGGTGCGATGTGCACCACCCGGATGATGACCGGGGTCGGCCGGCCGCAGTTCTCCGCGGTGCTGGACTGCGCCGCGGCGGCCCGGGCGCTCGGCCGGCACGTCTGGGCCGACGGCGGGGTACGTCACCCGCGCGACGTGGCACTGGCCCTCGCTGCCGGCGCCTCGAACGTGATGATCGGTTCCTGGTTCGCCGGGACCTACGAGTCCCCCGGCGATCTCTACACCGAACCGGACGGTCGACGCTACAAGGAGAGCTTCGGCATGGCGTCGGCCCGGGCGGTCAGCGCCCGGACCGCCGAGGACAGCGCGTACGACCGGGCCCGCAAGGCGATCTTCGAGGAGGGCATCTCCACGGCCCGGATGTACCTCGACCCGACCCGCCCTGGGGTGGAGGACCTGATCGACGAGATCATCTCCGGGGTGCGCAGCGCCTTCACCTACGCCGGCGCCCGCAACCTGGAGGAGTTCCACGACCGCGCCCTGGTCGGCGTGCAGAGCGCCGCCGGCTACACCGAAGGCATGCCGCTGCCGACGAGCTGGTGA
- a CDS encoding PadR family transcriptional regulator — MMILGLVRWMQPVHGYDVRRELLSWSADKWANVQPGSIYHALRKLTDEGLLRTVSVEQVGARPARTTYEVTPKGEEEFETLLRAQWWQLNEPPDPFVAAFSFLPAMPRDEAAAALRNRANLIRAGIGSMRASLESDWVRTRKPAHVGWMFELWLARAEADMAWCERIAERIESGVSYLPAGMEQGAEWPGWPDGAPPGEGSAK; from the coding sequence ATGATGATTCTGGGCCTGGTCCGGTGGATGCAGCCGGTGCACGGCTACGACGTACGCCGTGAGCTGCTGAGTTGGAGCGCGGACAAGTGGGCCAACGTGCAACCGGGATCGATCTACCACGCGTTGCGCAAGCTCACCGACGAGGGGCTGCTGCGCACGGTCTCCGTCGAGCAGGTCGGCGCGCGTCCCGCCCGCACCACCTACGAGGTGACCCCGAAGGGCGAGGAGGAGTTCGAGACGCTGCTGCGCGCGCAGTGGTGGCAGCTCAACGAGCCGCCGGACCCGTTCGTGGCGGCCTTCTCCTTCCTGCCCGCGATGCCGCGGGACGAGGCGGCGGCGGCCCTGCGCAACCGGGCCAACCTGATCCGGGCCGGCATCGGGTCGATGCGCGCCTCGCTGGAGTCGGACTGGGTGCGGACCAGGAAGCCGGCGCACGTCGGCTGGATGTTCGAGCTCTGGCTGGCCCGGGCCGAGGCGGACATGGCCTGGTGCGAGCGGATCGCCGAGCGGATCGAGTCCGGAGTGTCGTACCTGCCCGCTGGAATGGAGCAGGGCGCGGAGTGGCCGGGTTGGCCGGACGGTGCGCCGCCCGGCGAGGGCAGCGCGAAATAA
- a CDS encoding TetR/AcrR family transcriptional regulator, whose amino-acid sequence MTTTIRGYHHGDLRRTLLDAAAEAIGESGPAALSLRDLARRAGVSHAAPAHHFGDKAGLLTALAVEGFDLLAQALDRAGGDLLEAGVAYVRFAVRHRAYFEVMFSPGLYRADDPAAVAARTRAGAALRGGVAALPAPPAEPERDALAAWSIVHGFATLWLAGAIPPGTDPDPEVAARAVIRRLFQT is encoded by the coding sequence GTGACCACCACTATCCGCGGCTATCACCACGGCGACCTGCGACGGACCCTGCTGGACGCGGCGGCCGAGGCGATCGGGGAGTCCGGCCCGGCCGCACTGAGCCTCCGTGACCTGGCCCGCCGGGCCGGCGTCTCGCACGCCGCCCCCGCCCACCACTTCGGCGACAAGGCCGGCCTGCTCACCGCCCTGGCCGTGGAGGGCTTCGACCTCCTCGCCCAGGCACTCGACCGGGCCGGCGGCGACCTGCTGGAGGCCGGGGTGGCGTACGTGCGGTTCGCCGTGCGGCACCGGGCGTACTTCGAGGTGATGTTCTCGCCCGGCCTCTACCGGGCCGACGACCCGGCGGCGGTGGCCGCCCGCACCCGGGCCGGGGCGGCCCTGCGCGGCGGTGTCGCCGCCCTGCCCGCGCCGCCCGCCGAGCCCGAGCGGGACGCGCTCGCCGCCTGGTCGATCGTGCACGGCTTCGCCACCCTGTGGCTGGCCGGCGCGATCCCACCCGGCACCGACCCCGACCCGGAGGTCGCCGCCCGCGCCGTCATCCGCCGCCTCTTCCAGACGTAA
- a CDS encoding MarR family winged helix-turn-helix transcriptional regulator, producing the protein MGPLVRFPDALQHAPLGRLISIAGHVVEQHWGRYLAEHHGLTSAGMRVLLILLRAGDSSHREMAERCFVRPATLTGIVDTLERDGFVARQRDPNDRRSVQLTLTDKGRQHALAIIDLIHSDRPLTSVDADPAKKAVVREFLTEIITTMSDGDLRRLNRNSEPNTENPSGSRPC; encoded by the coding sequence ATGGGACCTCTCGTCCGCTTCCCCGACGCGCTGCAGCACGCACCGCTCGGCCGGCTGATCTCCATCGCCGGCCACGTGGTCGAGCAGCACTGGGGCCGCTACCTCGCCGAGCACCACGGCCTGACCTCCGCCGGGATGCGCGTGCTCCTCATCCTGCTGCGGGCCGGCGACAGCAGCCACCGCGAAATGGCCGAACGATGCTTCGTCCGGCCGGCCACACTCACCGGGATCGTCGACACGCTGGAGCGCGACGGCTTCGTCGCCCGGCAGCGGGACCCGAACGACCGGCGCAGCGTCCAGCTCACCCTGACCGACAAGGGCCGGCAGCACGCCCTCGCCATCATCGACCTCATTCACAGCGACCGCCCGCTCACCTCGGTCGACGCGGACCCGGCGAAGAAGGCGGTCGTGCGGGAATTCCTCACGGAAATCATCACGACCATGTCCGATGGGGACCTTCGTCGGTTGAACCGGAACAGCGAGCCCAACACCGAGAACCCATCGGGGAGCCGTCCGTGCTGA
- a CDS encoding acetyl/propionyl/methylcrotonyl-CoA carboxylase subunit alpha, translating into MRKVLIANRGEIAVRVIRACRDAGLDSVAVYADSDRDALHATLADEAYALGGDTAADSYLRIDKLIDIAGKSGADAVHPGYGFLSENADFAQAVIDAGLTWIGPTPQAIRDLGDKVTARHIAQRAGAPLVPGTPDPVGNADEVMAFAVDHGLPVAIKAAFGGGGRGLKVARTMEEIPHLFESATREAVAAFGRGECFVERYLDKPRHVEAQVLADQHGNVIVVGTRDCSLQRRHQKLVEEAPAPFLTEAQRRQIHDSAKAICREAGYHGAGTVEYLVGVDGTISFLEVNTRLQVEHPVTEETAGIDLVREQFRIADGEKLRFTEDPTPRGHSIEFRINGEDPGRNFLPAPGTITALRLPTGPGVRVDTGITAGDVIGGNFDSLLAKVIISGETRTEALERARRALDEMVVEGMATALPFHRLVVRDEAFTAEPFTVHTRWIETEFHNTVPAFTAPAGAAEGPAERETVVVEVGGKRLEVVLPAGLGSGTAAAAPAAKKPVRRGGGAKAGAAVSGDTLTSPMQGTIVKIAVADGDTVAEGDLVVVLEAMKMEQPLHAHKAGTISGLSAEVGAVITAGAAICTIA; encoded by the coding sequence GTGCGCAAGGTACTCATCGCCAACCGCGGCGAGATCGCCGTCCGCGTCATCCGGGCCTGCCGGGACGCCGGCCTGGACAGTGTCGCGGTCTACGCGGACTCCGACCGGGACGCCCTGCACGCCACCCTCGCCGACGAGGCGTACGCCCTGGGCGGCGACACCGCGGCCGACAGCTACCTGCGGATCGACAAGCTGATCGACATCGCCGGCAAGTCCGGTGCCGACGCGGTGCACCCCGGCTACGGCTTCCTCTCCGAGAACGCCGACTTCGCCCAGGCCGTCATCGACGCCGGGCTGACCTGGATCGGCCCCACCCCGCAGGCGATCCGCGACCTGGGCGACAAGGTGACCGCCCGGCACATCGCCCAGCGCGCCGGCGCGCCCCTGGTCCCCGGCACCCCGGACCCGGTCGGCAACGCCGACGAGGTGATGGCCTTCGCCGTCGACCACGGCCTCCCGGTCGCCATCAAGGCGGCCTTCGGCGGCGGCGGCCGCGGGCTCAAGGTGGCCCGCACCATGGAGGAGATCCCGCACCTGTTCGAGTCGGCCACCCGCGAGGCGGTCGCCGCATTCGGCCGGGGCGAGTGCTTCGTCGAGCGGTACCTGGACAAGCCCCGCCACGTCGAGGCTCAGGTCCTGGCCGACCAGCACGGCAACGTGATCGTGGTGGGCACCCGCGACTGCTCGCTCCAGCGGCGGCACCAGAAGCTGGTCGAGGAGGCCCCGGCGCCGTTCCTCACCGAGGCCCAGCGCCGGCAGATCCACGACAGCGCCAAGGCGATCTGCCGGGAGGCCGGCTACCACGGCGCCGGCACAGTGGAATACCTGGTCGGCGTGGACGGCACCATCTCCTTCCTGGAGGTCAACACCCGGCTCCAGGTCGAGCACCCGGTCACCGAGGAGACCGCCGGCATCGACCTGGTCCGCGAGCAGTTCCGCATCGCCGACGGCGAGAAGCTGCGCTTCACCGAGGACCCGACCCCGCGCGGGCACTCGATCGAGTTCCGGATCAACGGCGAGGACCCGGGCCGCAACTTCCTGCCCGCGCCCGGCACCATCACCGCGCTGCGGCTCCCGACCGGCCCCGGCGTCCGGGTGGACACGGGCATCACGGCCGGCGACGTGATCGGCGGCAACTTCGACTCGCTGCTCGCCAAGGTGATCATCAGCGGCGAGACGCGCACCGAGGCCCTGGAGCGGGCCCGCCGGGCGCTGGACGAGATGGTCGTTGAGGGCATGGCCACCGCGCTGCCGTTCCACCGGCTGGTGGTCCGGGACGAGGCGTTCACCGCCGAGCCGTTCACCGTGCACACCCGGTGGATCGAGACCGAGTTCCACAACACCGTGCCGGCCTTCACCGCCCCCGCCGGGGCCGCCGAGGGCCCGGCCGAGCGCGAGACTGTCGTGGTCGAAGTGGGCGGCAAGCGGCTGGAGGTGGTTCTCCCCGCCGGCCTGGGTTCGGGTACGGCGGCCGCCGCGCCCGCCGCGAAGAAGCCGGTCCGCCGGGGCGGCGGCGCCAAGGCCGGCGCCGCGGTGAGCGGCGACACGCTCACCTCTCCCATGCAGGGCACCATCGTCAAGATCGCCGTCGCGGACGGGGACACCGTCGCCGAGGGCGACCTGGTCGTCGTCCTGGAGGCGATGAAGATGGAGCAGCCGCTGCACGCGCACAAGGCGGGCACCATCAGCGGCCTCTCCGCCGAGGTCGGCGCGGTGATCACCGCCGGCGCGGCGATCTGCACCATCGCCTGA